The DNA window TGCCTTTAGATCGACCACGTTCAGAGGAGGTAACGGATCGTGGGGCAATTGAGACAGAGCATATAACGCAAGAAACCGTTCATCAAATGAAAGAGATTGGTCAACAAGAAGGAGCCACATTATTTATGAGCTTTCTGGCTGCGTATAAGATGTTGCTATACACTTACTCTAATCAAAATGATATTTTGGTAGGTTCTCCTGTTGCGAATCGAACCATGAGAGAGACTCAGAACGTAATTGGCTATTTTAACAACAATTTAGTGTTGCGAACAAAGTTAGATGAGGACGGTACATTTCATGATTTGATTGCTCAAGTTCGTGATGTGGTTCTAACATCCTCTGCTTATCAAGATGTTCCTTACGGGAAAATGATAGAAAAAATAAATCCAAAGAGAGACAAATATATTTCTCCTTTCTTCCAAGTTTGGTTTGTGATGGATCATAAAAAAGAAGATTCTCAGTTGCCTAGCCTAACAATGAAATTCCCGTTGCTTGGAGCACATAGTGGAAGGTCAAAATGGGATTTGACCTTAGGCCTAACAGAAGTAGAGGGAGGGATGCAAGTCATCATTGAATATAAACCAGATTTATTTAACAAAACAACCATTCAAACCATCCTTCGCAGTTATCTCTTTATAGTGGAACGTGTGTTGGCGGAACCTACTATTCTCCTATCTCAGTTAAAGGAAGAAATTGAGAAGGAAGAGCAACGCTATATGGAAGAACAGAAAAAGAAGCGAAGTCATGACCGCAAATCCGCTTTTAAACAATTTAAATTAAAAATGAAAACAAAGTAAAAAAATAATTAACTACTTATTAAATGGAGGTTAAAACAATGTTTAAAACAACGAATAAAAGAAAGTTTGTAAAACCGAAAGCAATCGATATCTCGCAACGAGAAATCGTAAGGGAGGGACAACTTCAAACTGGAGAAATGCTGCCGTTATTAATACAACCAAATGTGTCAGATGTAGATCTAAAGACTTGGTATTTAGAGAATAAAGATCGAATAGAGGAAAATGTGTTGAAATATGGTGGGGTCCTTTTTAGAGGGTTCAATATTAAAACATCTGATGATTTCTATGATTTTATCAATTCAATTTGTACACAACCACTAAGTTATAAAGAGGGGGCAACACCAAGGTCCGCAGTAAAAGGGAAAGTGTATACGTCTACTGAATTTCCACCAGAAGAACATATTGCTCTTCACAATGAGCTTTCCTATGTCCTGACGTGGCCAAAGAAAATTTGGTTTTCTTCCATTATCGGTGCGAAGGAAGGTGGAGAAACTCCAATCGCAGATGTCAGAAAAGTGTATCAATTCCTTGAGCCTAGCATTAGAGAGAAGTTTGAAGAAAAGGGTTGGATGCTTGTTCGCAATTACGGGGATGGTTTTGGACAACCGTGGCAATATGTCTTCCATACAGAGAGTCAAGAAGAAGTAGAGAAATATTGTAAAGAAAATGGAATGGAATGTGAATGGAAAGAAAATGGCATGCTTAGAACACGTCAAGTTAGACCAGCCGTAACGGTTCACCCTGATACTGAAGAGAAGCTTTGGTTTAACCATATTGCTTTTTGGCATAAGTCTAGTTTGAAACAATCTGTGAGAGAGATGTTACTGAAAGAATTTGGTGAAGAGGGACTTCCATACAATACTTATTATGGTGATGGAACCCCGATAGAAGATGAAGTAGTAGCGGCATTACGTCAAGCTTATGATAAAGCAACTGTTGCATTTCCTTGGGTCGAAGGTGATGTACTAGTATTGGATAATATGTTGGTGGCGCATGGAAGAAATCCGTATAAGGGTGAAAGAAAAACACTAGTTGCAATGGGAGAACCAACCACTAGAAACGAAATGAAAAAGGAGGACAACGAATAATGGAAGGGTACTCATTATCACCACAGCAGAAAAGAATTTGGGATCTCATGATGGAAAGGGAGGTTTCATCAAATGGAAATCATCTGAGCTTTTCACTTGAAGGACAAGTAAGTATAGATTTGTTACGCCAAGCATTACAGCAATTGGTTTTGCGTCATGATGTATTTAGAACAATCTATCAAAGTGTTCCTGGTTTAACTTATCCAGTACAAGTGGTTAGGGAAGAGATGGCCATTGCCTTTGATTATCTTGACCTTCAACAAATTGACCCTAGTTCGTTAGAAAAAGAGATTCGTAGAATAAAGGATAAAAGTGTGGATATTGATGTACAGAAAGGTCCAATATTACATGCCACTTTCATTTCATTGAGTAAGGAGAAGTCACTTCTTTTAATGAAGTTTCCTTATATCACTACGGATATTGTCCCTGACTTAATGTTAAAAGAAGTAGCCGATTGCTATCATAGTGTCTGTAATCAAGAAGAGAAGAAAGAGGATAATGAAGAAATCCCTTATGTAGCTGTCTCAGAATGGTTTAATTCAATATTACTAGAGGATGAAGAAGGTGTGGAAGGGAGAGACTTTTGGCAACAAAAGACGTTTGACAAATTACAGGCTCCACCTGCTTTTGGCAACAAAGATGAGCATACCCATTTTAGCACTGCTCTTTCCTTATCGAAGAAGTTAAACGAAGAGTTGAAGAAGCAATTAAATGATTTTGTAGTAGAGCATAATGTAACAATGGATGCTACTGTGCTTTCATCATGGCTGCTTTGTATTCATCGCTTCATTGAACGTGATGGTGTAAACATTGGTGTATATATGAATGGAAGAATGGATGAAGAGTTAGAAGGAATGCTGGGTCTATTAAACAAATATGTGCCCGTCGCATCTCAATATGATAAGAATGCTGATTTTCTATCCTTTGTCAAAGAAGTGAATGTAAGCCTAGAAAAATCTACAGAATG is part of the Bacillus spongiae genome and encodes:
- a CDS encoding TauD/TfdA family dioxygenase codes for the protein MFKTTNKRKFVKPKAIDISQREIVREGQLQTGEMLPLLIQPNVSDVDLKTWYLENKDRIEENVLKYGGVLFRGFNIKTSDDFYDFINSICTQPLSYKEGATPRSAVKGKVYTSTEFPPEEHIALHNELSYVLTWPKKIWFSSIIGAKEGGETPIADVRKVYQFLEPSIREKFEEKGWMLVRNYGDGFGQPWQYVFHTESQEEVEKYCKENGMECEWKENGMLRTRQVRPAVTVHPDTEEKLWFNHIAFWHKSSLKQSVREMLLKEFGEEGLPYNTYYGDGTPIEDEVVAALRQAYDKATVAFPWVEGDVLVLDNMLVAHGRNPYKGERKTLVAMGEPTTRNEMKKEDNE